The Burkholderia cepacia genome includes a region encoding these proteins:
- the mog gene encoding molybdopterin adenylyltransferase: MTTKRNHPDELVVGLVSISDRASTGIYEDKGIPALQEWLAAALSSPWRAEARLIQDDAATISATLVELVDTAGCDLVLTTGGTGPARRDVTPEATLAVATKEMPGFGEQMRQISLNFVPTAILSRQVAVIRETDQADHAALIINLPGQPKSIRETLEGLRDADGKSTVPGIFAAVPYCIDLIGGPYIETDATVVAAFRPKSAQRAPR, from the coding sequence ATGACGACGAAGCGTAACCACCCGGACGAGCTCGTCGTCGGCCTCGTGTCGATCAGCGACCGCGCGAGCACGGGCATCTACGAAGACAAGGGCATTCCGGCGTTGCAGGAGTGGCTCGCCGCCGCGCTGAGCTCGCCGTGGCGCGCGGAGGCCCGGCTGATCCAGGACGACGCCGCGACGATCTCGGCGACGCTCGTCGAGCTGGTCGACACGGCCGGCTGCGACCTCGTGCTGACGACCGGCGGCACGGGCCCCGCGCGCCGCGACGTGACGCCGGAGGCCACGCTGGCCGTGGCGACGAAGGAAATGCCCGGGTTCGGTGAACAGATGCGGCAGATCAGCCTGAATTTCGTGCCGACCGCGATCCTGTCGCGGCAGGTCGCGGTGATCCGCGAAACGGACCAGGCCGACCACGCGGCGCTGATCATCAACCTGCCCGGCCAGCCGAAATCGATCCGGGAAACGCTGGAAGGGCTGCGCGATGCCGACGGCAAGTCGACCGTGCCCGGCATCTTCGCCGCGGTGCCCTACTGCATCGACCTGATCGGCGGCCCGTATATCGAGACCGACGCCACGGTGGTCGCGGCGTTCCGGCCGAAAAGCGCGCAGCGCGCGCCGCGCTGA
- the yjgA gene encoding ribosome biogenesis factor YjgA: MTRKTRIQPIEHAVEDDDNGYDRPSKSQLKREMHALQELGQALVDLPKDALKRMPMPEDLADAVREARRITDHEGKRRQLQYVGRVMRSLTDDETAALRTALDAQRGVNKAATARLHWIERTREQLLASDDALTEFLRQHPEADIQEGRTLIRNARKEAQQGKPPRYFRELFQWIKTASGAPDADDEEDESAGDEHDDEA; this comes from the coding sequence ATGACACGCAAAACCCGAATCCAGCCGATCGAGCATGCCGTCGAAGACGACGACAATGGCTACGATCGCCCCAGCAAATCCCAGTTGAAACGCGAAATGCACGCGCTGCAGGAGCTCGGCCAGGCGCTCGTCGACCTGCCGAAGGACGCCCTCAAGCGCATGCCGATGCCCGAAGATCTCGCGGACGCCGTGCGCGAAGCCCGCCGGATCACCGATCACGAAGGCAAGCGCCGCCAGCTCCAGTACGTCGGCCGCGTGATGCGCTCGCTGACCGACGACGAGACGGCCGCGCTGCGCACCGCGCTCGACGCACAGCGCGGCGTGAACAAGGCCGCGACGGCCCGCCTGCACTGGATCGAACGAACGCGCGAACAGTTGCTCGCGAGCGACGACGCGCTGACCGAATTCCTGCGCCAGCACCCGGAAGCCGATATCCAGGAAGGCCGCACGCTGATCCGCAACGCGCGCAAGGAAGCGCAGCAGGGCAAGCCGCCGCGCTATTTCCGCGAGCTGTTCCAGTGGATCAAGACCGCGAGCGGCGCACCTGACGCGGACGACGAGGAAGACGAGTCCGCCGGAGACGAGCATGACGACGAAGCGTAA
- the pmbA gene encoding metalloprotease PmbA → MAANLDVQARYFPHTQDQLKEIASDILRHAKALGATDAATEISEGDGLSVSVRRGEVETIEHNRDKMVGVTVFIGKKRGNASTSDFSPGAIKDTVAAAYNIARFTAEDEAAGLAETELLETAPRDLDLYHPWELSADEAVELARRAEDAAFAVSPQIRNSEGASVSAQHSQFVLATSRGFLSGYPYSRHYIACAPIAGSGRHMQRDDWYSSKRSAIDLAAPEAVGRYAAERALARMGARRLDTRKVPVLFEAPLAAGLLGAFVQAVSGGALYRKTSFLVDSLGKPVFAPHIQVVEDPHVPRAMGSAPFDEEGVRTRARSVVKDGVVEGYFLSTYSARKLGTQTTGNAGGSHNLALRSSNTRPGDDFDAMLKKLGTGLLLTELMGQGVNYVTGDYSRGAAGFWVENGVIQYPVEEITVASTLQEMFRHIVAIGADSIVRGTKETGSVLIEQMTIAGQ, encoded by the coding sequence ATGGCAGCCAATCTCGACGTACAAGCGCGCTATTTCCCGCACACGCAGGACCAGCTCAAGGAAATCGCCTCGGACATCCTTCGCCATGCGAAGGCCCTCGGCGCGACGGATGCCGCGACCGAAATCTCCGAGGGCGACGGCCTGTCGGTGTCGGTGCGCCGCGGCGAAGTCGAAACGATCGAGCACAACCGCGACAAGATGGTCGGCGTGACCGTGTTCATCGGCAAGAAGCGCGGCAACGCGAGCACGTCGGATTTCTCGCCGGGCGCGATCAAGGATACCGTCGCCGCCGCCTACAACATCGCGCGCTTCACGGCCGAGGACGAGGCCGCCGGCCTCGCTGAAACCGAGCTGCTCGAGACGGCGCCGCGTGACCTCGACCTCTATCACCCGTGGGAGCTGTCCGCCGACGAGGCCGTCGAGCTCGCCCGCCGCGCGGAAGATGCCGCATTCGCGGTCAGCCCGCAGATCCGCAATTCGGAAGGCGCGAGCGTGTCGGCCCAGCATTCGCAGTTCGTGCTCGCGACGTCGCGTGGCTTCCTGTCCGGTTACCCGTACTCGCGCCACTACATCGCATGCGCACCGATCGCGGGCAGCGGCCGTCACATGCAGCGCGACGACTGGTATTCGTCGAAGCGCAGCGCGATCGATCTTGCGGCGCCCGAAGCGGTAGGCCGTTATGCGGCCGAGCGTGCGCTTGCGCGGATGGGCGCGCGCCGTCTCGACACCCGCAAGGTGCCCGTGCTGTTCGAGGCGCCGCTCGCGGCCGGCCTGCTCGGTGCATTCGTGCAGGCGGTGAGCGGCGGTGCGCTGTACCGCAAGACGTCGTTCCTCGTCGACAGCCTCGGCAAGCCGGTGTTCGCACCGCACATTCAGGTCGTCGAAGATCCGCACGTGCCGCGTGCGATGGGCAGCGCGCCGTTCGACGAGGAAGGCGTGCGTACGCGTGCGCGCAGCGTTGTCAAGGACGGCGTGGTCGAAGGCTACTTCCTGTCGACCTATTCGGCGCGCAAGCTCGGCACGCAAACCACCGGCAATGCAGGCGGCTCGCACAACCTCGCGCTGCGCAGCTCGAACACGCGGCCGGGCGACGATTTCGACGCGATGCTGAAGAAGCTCGGCACGGGCCTGTTGCTGACCGAGCTGATGGGGCAGGGCGTGAACTACGTGACGGGCGACTATTCGCGCGGCGCGGCGGGCTTCTGGGTCGAGAACGGCGTGATCCAGTATCCGGTCGAGGAAATCACCGTCGCGAGCACGTTGCAGGAAATGTTCCGGCATATCGTCGCGATCGGCGCCGATTCGATCGTGCGGGGCACGAAGGAAACGGGCTCGGTGCTGATCGAGCAGATGACGATCGCCGGGCAGTAA